TGAATTCTAAAGGCGATACTTAGCAGCTGCGATGCCAGCATACTCAAGGAGACATACCTTAGGGTATCTAGATTTATGCAGTGTAGGTAGAGTCGAGGTCACCGAAGCGGATGTTCGAGAACTTGACGGTAGCGCTACCGGAATTCTTTTCGACATCGGAAGGAGCACCGGATGTAGTAGCGCAAGTACCACGAGCAACGCCAGGTTGGCTAGCATCGCGGTCGGCGGGGTAGTTGCTGTCGAGCCAGAGCATGTTGGCAGCGTGGTCGTCCCAGATGCTCATGACCAAAACCATTCCGTTATCAAAGGCCTTGCTCATGCCAGAGAATCCACCGCGAGCGGCGAAGGTGTCGTTGTCAGAGAATGCCTTCTTTTGAGCAGTGCAGAATTCGGGGGTGATCGAATCGTAAGAGTCCATGCCGGAGATTTGTGTCTTCGAGTTTTGAATGACCTTGCCGTTCTGGACGTAGATGCGCCTGATCTCGGAGAGTTCACCGGTAGCGGTACCGTCGGCAGTGATGAATTGAGTGACGACAGTCACCTTTTGCTTGGGGTCAACGGTTGTACCGTAGAAGCTCTTGTCTCCCATGCGGAACGAGTTGAAGTCGCATCCAGCTTGGTCGCAGACGGAAGCACAGCCATCTCCGTCGCACCTCTCCTGGCCGTTAGCCGAGCAAGGGTGAGGGGTATATGCGGTGGAAACCGAGTTCGCCTCCCAGATATCCATCTCCGTGCAGCAGGTACCATACTGACCGGTACCGGAGTTGGGGTCACTGTCAGAGCCCTTCCATCCGCTGACGTTGGCCTATGTTACGATTATAAACCATGAGTATAGTTAGTGTGCGGAATAAATAGATGCTTACCTCTCCGTTGATAAACTTGATGTCACGAGGGCATTGCGCATCGCAGTACCCAGTGCCGTACTTGGCACCAGCCTTGTTGGTTGGGTACTTGACATTCCACCATCTGCATCCATCTCCGAGAAGTAAAGGGCGCCGTTGAGTCCGCAAGGGAGCTGCGAGACATCGGTATCGAAAGTGAACTCTTGGTTCTTGAGCTTGAACATTTCGTATGTGGTCTCGTCCTTGAGCAAGTAGACACGCGAACCAACGTTGGATCCGGTGACGAACCTGAGGGAGAGTTCGTTGCCGCTGGTGGTGATACCGTAGGTGCCGCTGTAATCAGCTCCATCGACAGCGCAGTTGGTAGCGCAAGTCTTGGGATCGGGGCAGAGGGTGGAGTCCCAGGCTTGGCCAGTATAGCAGTTGGTGTAGCCCCCGGTGTTGTGGACCCAGCGCCAGTTGGCGTCGAGGACGACCTTTGCGTTAGATTGGGTAACGCATCCGCCGGACTTGGTGCATTTTTGCCAGGTCAAAGACGGATGAACTTCCGCGTGGAGGTACCGGCTTGCTGAGCGCGTACAGACGCCAACAGagaaagggaaagggaaaaCAAAGCAATAGTGGAGCGTGCCATTTCGAGAGAGTGTTAAGAGGATATTAAATGCAATGAATGGACTGCTGAGATGCCAAGAGGCTGAGTGTTGGATTGAAAGGAGGGCGACTGGAAGTGTTTTATATTCGTTGGTGTCGGGGAATGTCCGGCGGACTCTTCATGCGCCCAGACGACCCAATATCAGACTCCAAGTAACAACCCAAGCATTATGCCAACTATAGAACCCGTTGGACAACGAGAAATTATTTTCAGCCGTAAAGCTTGGCGGCATGGCGACTCTTCGACCAATCGTTGCCACTTCCCGCCACCAAACTAGACAGGAAAAACAAGCTACGCCGAAGAGTACCCGTCCATCGCGAGGATAGGCGTTCAAGCGAGATGAGATTGTAATTAAGAGTGTGCAGATGACCTCGCAGGTGGTCGAAGAAGCGAAGCTCTGCAGCTGCATAGTACCACCCTTATCCTGACGACACGACACCTGCAGTACGACGAGAAGCCATATTTCGTCATAGATCAAATGTGTGCGAAAAATCAAAGGTGAAAGAAATTGAGAAGTGACCGACGGCGTCGCTTCGTTCGGCCAGCATAGGAAAAACCAGGCTTCCGCTCCACAATGAAGCTGCGCATTGGTTTAGTTCTTCCGCTGCTTGAGCGCACAAGGGCAAAGTGACCGACACATTCTTTCTTGCAGAGGTTCGGATTCGGCCGACGGTGGTCCGCAAAGTCTCTCAGCCCTACGAAGACTCACTACAATACGAATTATGTCCACAATCGACTAGGAATAATCATTCCGAAGAGCCCGGGAAAGCAAGCGCCCGTTTCAGCTCCGTGCCGGAGCCACGTGACTCCCGGCAGACGATCTCGCCGAAGGCTCTCATACGACAAACGCTATCTTGCGAGCATTAGCCTCGAGTTCTTGTGACTTTACTCGATGCATCTTCGTATTTTAGTTTCACCGAGACATTCCGAACCTACCACGTCGACACGTCGTTTAGTAGATCTGCCAACAGCCGCAGGTTACAGAAGATCGAAACAGTGACCAATGAATTTCGTAATTACATGACTTTGCAACAAGACTGTGGTTGCTATATCCAACTAGGTGTGAGCTATAATGGTGCGTTTCCGTAAGGGATTTAGAACGGTTGAGCCGTTCTAAAGCGGTCGTTTAGAGGCAAGGCCCAGCCCGGATACATTTTGCACCGTGGAACTCGATGTGAAATGCGTCGGATACAGATCTAGACGCTGAAGGAGGGGTGTTCTAAATATCTGGACCACCTATTTAGCAGGGGGGGGTCGACCCCCCCCCTGCTATTTATTAAGGATGTATTTAGCTATGAAATGACACTTGATTGCGCTGATAAGATAACATCCCGCCGATCTCTTACCTTATTGGGATGTTGCTGACTTAAGGcaattgcatatatttgtcaaATAATCATTATTTCTTGTCTAAGACATGGGATAGGGGCCGTTGTCAATAAATAGCGAGCGCCCCTATTGTAGCTGTCTCCAACCGACTATCACGTATGCTTAGCTGCAATGTCTAGCACAAATCCTTTGTCTATCTCCAACGCAACTTGCGGCCGGAAAGGCAAAGATTGTGCCTCCACTCCATCTAAGCCGCCCTTGACTTCCGTACCAAGCAACGTGGATGtactacatatatatacaactTCAATGGCCCAAGAGGTGTTTTTATTAGGTCTCACGCATAGAATCAATATttcaattatgattttagaagtcaagtctattttacatggaccgttccttacggaaaggcGATACATGAGGTCCAAGcgctagcacagcctccgCCGTGCGGACCAAGTCCGTCCCGTCCCGACGGACCGATTTAGGACGACgaatttagaagaaatccttacggaaacgtaCCCAATCTCTTTAGTTTTCTAAATTAGAAATATGTATGACAGATAGTATTAGTCCGGGATGAGTAGGTTGCCACCGAGGCATATACCCTAATCACATATGTCAAGGCCCAGGAAACACCAACAGCGGCTCTCATAAGGCAACCATAGCACTTCAATGCTCAAGGGAACAGCTTTTCATCCGTCTGGGTTCGCCAAAGCATCTCATTAGAGTTACAAAAGTGCATATAACCGGGATTCAACCCACCTCGCAGACGGTTCCCGCTGGTGGGAGCTCTCCGGCTGTAAAGTAATTGCTGGTCGCAGCAACAGTGCTTTGGGTGGTGGTCAGTCCTAGTGGAAAACGTTGATAATGATACATAATAGTACATACCAGCTGGAGTGCATGAATAAAGAGGTGTGCTAAGCGTGTGTCAGGGATGAATTAATCAATTGGGCTATACAGGCACGTACTCCATATCCGTTATGCTTCAATAACACTGCTGAATCTCCGAGACCTTCAGCCACTGCTTTGGCTGAGGCAAACGGAGTGATGGGGTCGTATAAATTTCCTGTAATTGACGCAATACAGATCGGGGTCCATCAAGCTGAACAGTATATAAGATCAGGTTACATACCAATCACCATTATTTTATTCTGAAGTGTGTGGTTGAACGGTCCAGTGAAACGCTCCACAGCGCGAACAGGCCAATGGTGGCAGTACATCTCGCCCTACCCGGTCATGTTTTAATACACGGTTGTTCAATTTGGAGTCATTTTTCAACAAGCTTACAGAAAACCATATGAAAGGCCCGACTAGACAAAGCAAGTTAAAATCATAAGATACTCAAGGGTAAAAGTCGAACTCACACATCCGAGTATAGTTATTAGTAATATCCACAATAGTATCGAACCCTTGTTTAGTGGTGCTGTTCCCTGCATCAACAGCATCGGCACAAGTGATCGCTTGATAGGCGTAAACTTTGGCCGGATCAGATGTGCTCGCATTATTGTCACGTCCCACAAGAGGCACCGGATGGACCTGACGAGAAAAATCGCGAACTTGATGGGTACCGGGCGAGCTAGTGGGATTGGAAAGCGCTGCTGAGATTTGAGCAAGGCTCTGAGCCAAATCGGGCCACTGTCTTGGATGATACAGGCTCCCCCACAGGAACGCTGGTTGTCCCAAGAGAGATTAGAATATTTCGAGTAAATCCATTCAAATATTTATACCTCTTAATTGTCCAGAAGTAATGACTGTCCCTCCAGTAGCCACTGTATGATCGTATGCAAGCTGTACCGCTCGTAAGTAAAGCTCCAAAGTTCGATCGATAATGTGGTCGCTTACAGAAATCAAATCAAAGACCCAGTTCCGAATACTTTCTGTGGTAGAGTTTTGCTGAGAAATAGCACATTTAGATGGACCGGCAGCGGCGCAGTGGGAAGCAAATGCGTTGAAGTTGGCATCACTCGAGTTTATTGAGCCATACACAATCTGAAGAATTACGTCAATTATTTTTCATGCAACAAATAGGGTGCCCTCACTTGTAGAGGCTGATGCACAGCCCAATCCCATGGATTGACGACACCATCGATGATAATCCGTCCAACTCGTTCAGGAAACACTATGGGGCCAATATTTTAGAGAGTTTGCAAGTACCTTTCAGAGTTTTAACTCACTATTTACGAAATAGCTCCCAAGTATGGTCCCATATCTATGCAAAATGTTAGACAAGTTCCGGGACAGAAGTATGCATCGCTCACGAAACTCCCCAATAGTTGATCAGACgggttccttccaagtaATCATGCAAGGCAACCATATCCCGAACTGTGGCAGCCGTTCCGACGTATTTCAGCATATCCTTACTTTGAGAGTTGCATTGCTTTCCAAACTTGATGAGTATCTCGTCCACCTCATCGAGGTGCGAATAAAACTCGTCCCGTGCGGTGGTGTTTCTAAGGTCGGTCCGAACTTCAAGACTATCGCTACCACGAATGGATCCGTTCCAGAACTTTTTCTCCTCTGCCCTCGATTCAAAACAATCAACCCTGGGTACGGTACTTCCGACTCCGCGAGGGTCCCAGCCTTTGAGAGCCATCCTTGAGCTCCCACTCCACCATGATATTTGAAGGTATACTTACTAACAATGTCATATTGGCCGCCGGTGCCGTTCAGAATGAGAAACATGTCATCACTAAGTACCCAATCGACACCACTTTCGCCTTGATGAAGAAATGTGCTCAATAGGAATTACTTTTTATTCAAGGGCCAGAATGAACGAACCTGGGCCACCAGGATTGATAAAAATAGTTCCCAGACGAGGTGAAACTGTAGCATTGAGCCTAGCGACTGCCAAAGATCCAGTACCGGCCGCATTGTCTGCATAGTCCAACGGCACTTCAAATCGCCCACACTCGCGGGGTAGAGTTGCATTGCCACAAGGCGTCCATGAAATGCGCTGTGTGTTGCGGATAGAGATAGCAGAGGAAAAGCGAGCAAGACTAGCTAGAGTCACAATGGTAATAAACTTGAGAGAATTTCTCGGGGTCATTTTGGGTGCTGAAGTTAAGAAAGATCACAGTGAACAAACAGTCGTCGAAAGGAATCGGTATTTGTAGTCAACCGTCTCCTACTTCTCGATCAGTAAGAGTTATAATAGACTCTCAAATCGCATCATATTCTAGGGCCAATGCGTTTCGATGTATTGAAAACACAGCCCTAGATCCCGTGCTACCCGAGGGCATAGGTATGCGCAGTGTATATAGCAACATGTACCAAGTTCCACGGGGAATAATGTCGGCCATTTAATCATTGTACAATAAGTGTGAGACGGACATTGCCGTGGATAACAAGGACAGTTCGCATGGAGCAGCTCAAGTGTGGATAGAATAAGACCCAACGATGTGTTCACCCGATTACCACGTAATATGCCAAAATTCGAGGCGTCTATCTTTTTCGCATATGGGATAGCCCACATGTACTAGTTCGCACTCGGCCTAAGACGTTGGTAGTCCAGTTCAGTATCCAAAACGGAGCAGAAGGAAGATTGAGAAATGCGCTGTGTTTGCGCGCGGTTGCGTATACGCCACACTACCTTAGCCACGTGACCTGGGGCGGAGGAGCAGGCTTTCCTCATCTACCCACAGGAATGGTCTCTGAAGAGTTTGCTATTGACCTCAGTAAAACCTGACCGAGCTTTATTTATATAAAACCTTATTTATATCTACGAACCCAATTATCATTTGTGCCCCTCTCATTGATCACGTAACCCGACTCAATCAACTTCGCCTTATGGAGGGATAGGCTCTCCTAAACACACGGCGTAGCAATCGCACCAAAAACAATGGGTTGACTAAGTCCATCAACTGTGGACTGTGCAGCGCAGCGGAGAGCTGATCCACGAGTGGAGCACATGGCTTACCGCAGCAACCCATCAAATACATATTGTTCTATGGCCGAGAACTCCAGCCCTCCTGTGCTTCACTCACTACCACCCATTATCTCAGTCTCAATGATCATTCCTGACTCTGAGAAAAGTGATTCCAGCCCTCATAGTACTACTGCTCGTAGTCAAACATCTTTTGGACCGGTGGATGCACCTCCAGTGAGCTATGGGTCATCATGTGCTCAGTGAAACTTCTAATATTGACTCGATTATTATAATATCAGAGTCCTCCTTCGTACAGTGAAACCATCGCTTCGGATGAAGATCGCTACCGAGACCGAAGCCATTCACCGCAATCCGGTCGTTTCCGCACAACTTCGTTCACCCGACCCGGCCTTCCTCCTCGGTGTAATCATGCTATTGACCGGAAAATTCTTAGTAGCGTTACCGGATACTGGCACGTTGACACTGCTCTCGAGATTCCCGAACGTCTGCTACCTCCCATCACCGATTTTGACGGTCGTTGGAATCGAGAGGCCCAGCAAACTCGTAAAGCTAGAGCCGAGGCATCAGGAAGACCCCAAGTATGGTCCTCGAATTCGAACAGAAATCCCGTTCCCCCATTAGTTGAAACACGTCCGAATTTGATGTTGGCAGCCACGAATGGAGCAATTAGTGGCGACATTCATGTGGTATCAAGTGATGGGCTAATCCGTCAGTCGACGATTGTCGCCGAAGGTTGCAATGGATCGATAAACTTGAGAATTGTAAGTCTGCTCTACATACTACAGTTCCCTCTTTGATTCTCCTGTCGTTAGCATGCACCTCCGGATCAACTTTTACGAGTATTTGCAAGTTCCACAAATGGTTCTATCAACATTAAAGTTCCTTCATCCTTTGAGGGTGCGATAACAATGTCAACCAGTTGGGGAAATGTCAACGTATCTCAATCGATCAGGGTGAGTTTGGAACATCCTTGCGTTTACGGTGCTAGACTGACTTCCCCCTAACAGGCCAAGCTAACGACCTTCTCCTCTACATCCAATGCATCCCGTGGGTTTATCGGCGACTGGCAGGCCCAAGGCTTCGGAGACACTGAGAGTCATATTGACGACCCTCCTCGTCCGGGACCGAGGGATCCGTTCGCCACTTGGACTGGTCCACTCGTTGACTTGTCTTCCACAAATGGCTCCGTTAACTTGTCTTATATCGAAGAAGATACTCCATCTGCATCCGCGGGACAATTCACAAGAGCAATTCAGGGATTTATGAATAGCTGGTTTGGCCGGACAGGACAGAACGATAGTACGGGAAACAGCGGTTCTCCCCAGGCCATCCGTCCCTTTTCCGTCCGCTCTCACCAGCTCCCCCAATTCCCCCAATTCCCCCAATTCCCCCAATTCCCCCAATTCCCCCAATTCCTCCAGTCCCCCCAATCCCACCCACGTTTCATTAGTCGCCCTTGCCTGTGCCCAATCTACCTCCATCTGGTGTCTGGTCGATGCACTCCAGGGGTTCGGTGAGCAGCACTGGGATGGGCGGCCTTGAATTGGACTGATGTCTGTTTATGTTTCTCCCAAGACCGGGCTGATGTATTTTTTGTAGTCTATTTCTGTACTCGCATCTCATCAAAAAAATTTGTATTTTAATTGATTAACCAGTGATAGTTTAAATGAATTCGATCCCAACGACTGTAAGAAGCAGCTGACAGCTGACTAATATAACCAAGCACCTGTGAGAACTTTCCTTAAGACCACATTCATCCAAATGCGTGTAGCAATTGTGACTGGAGCTGCTCAAGGTATGTGGATGTCCTCAGCCTATAATAGTCATTTACGAGTATGTGTTCGACAGGAATAGGACGAGCAATCGCATTGAGTAAGCATACTGACGATGACGCCCTAATGTATACTCATAGAAAATATTAACCCACATGTCCGCAGGGCTTGCCGCGGATGGCCTGGCAGTCGGAGTCAATGACTTGTCGTCCAGTTTGGAAGGGCTCAACGGGTTAGTCGACGAGATAACGTCTCATGGCGGTAAAGCATTAGCTGTCCCTGCCGATATTTCCAAAGAACCAGAAGTTATTGGGATGGTGAAGACCGTGTGTGACGCTTTTGGCGGACTGGATGTGGTACGTGTTTATAATTTCTTGGTACTCTCGCTCGAATCAGAACCGAGCTATGCAGATGGTAGCCAATGCAGGAATTAGCGGACCGCAGACTACGTTGGTTGAGAGTAAGTACATAACTCAGTCAGAATAACAACTGGTCAGAACTCATTGTAAACGCACATCCCTAGTGTCTGAAGATGATTTTGATAGAGTGATGTCCGTTAACTGCAAAGGGACCCTTTATAGCTATCGGGCGGCCGCAAGACAGATGCTAAAACAAGGGCCCGAGCGAGGTGGTCGCATCATCGGAGCGAGTAGCATCTGCGGTTTAAAAAGTCGATGCCCCTCCTCCTTTGCACCTTCGTAGCAACTTGACTAAGTAGAAACTTTGGGTAGGCCTAGCTGAGCGTACACCTTACTGCACCTCAAAGTTCGCCATAAGGGCGATTACTCAAACTGCGGCTCTGGAATGGGGCAATATGGCATTACAGTAAATGCCTATGCCCCAGGTCCCATCGACACACCGTTAGGCAAGCTGAACAGGTTTTTttaaataataataatataataataataataatatgTAACTGGCCCGTTTCGCAACAGTGGCTTCCGCTGATCAGGCCTTTATCCAAAAGGTTTATTTTGCTTGCGCCGAATTCATGCACGGATACTAAAATTTCGGCTATGCTCTAGTTGATTCAGGAAGTTCCTCTGAAGCGTATGGGACAACCCGAAGAAGTTGCGGATCTCGTCAGCTTTATTGCATCTCCTGGGGCATCTTATATTACAGGTAAGGATGTATTTAGTAAGCAATATTTATGTACTAAACGCTTTACGTATGGCGTCACCGCATGTATGCGCACCTTCAGGACAAACATTATCAATCAATGGGGGGCACATTATGTCGTGATCGAAAACAGCCTTTCATCGAAGCTTCCATATGTCCCTATGGGGTTGTAATAGATGGTAGTATGAAGCAAATGTGAAAATCAACCTACAGCGACAGCAAAGATGCATATGAGGAAGTCATAGTCCAGCGACTAACCACTTGCAAGCATGATTTAATAACCATTCCAAGAGTGAAGCCAGAGGCTAGCTAGCACCAAATGTATCTTCTAGACGGTTAGTATACAATGGTACATGCTCATCGGCTTGTCAGCGCTCGTAAACTAGGGGTGTGAAATAGCCCATGATCTGAAACTCGAGTAACGAAGCTTTTTAAGATCCAGACAGGTGTGTCTTTGGCTCGATTGTTCtgcatttatatatattacaggagCCATATATACTTAGTCACTAGAATTGATAGCTTTGTTTGCAATAACAAATCTACCAAACTCTACGTATACGACAGGATATTGGAACTTCACTTCAGCGATGTTACTTAGCCTACGCTTCGGTGTGGACCCGTCCATGTCGCTGGACAGATATGCTTATATTTATATAGTCCATTGAATTTATATGTTTAAGTACAAAGCCTGTCCTCGTCGTGGTACGAGTGGGGGAACCCAGGGGTGTCGGCCGGGCCACCCAAGGCTGCGACAGTCCGGATCGAGggcttggggtggcagagaactGTGCTTGTCGGCTTAAGTTGTTGAGGGGGATTTTGGGCGGGGAATCATAAAAATAACTGAGTTGTATTGCGCCTCACGTTCGGTGACCGGTCGAGATGGTGAGAGGGAGTCGTGTGTGGTTGGCTCACGTGACCAAACTTCTGTGCCCCGGCTAAGTATCTCATGTGAATCCTACGCGCGC
This genomic interval from Rhizoctonia solani chromosome 11, complete sequence contains the following:
- a CDS encoding beta-1,4-D-glucan cellobiohydrolase; this translates as MARSTIALFSLSLSLLASSGGCVTQSNAKVVLDANWRWVHNTGGYTNCYTGQAWDSTLCPDPKTCATNCAVDGADYSGTYGITTSGNELSLRFVTGSNVAPLRTQRRPLLLGDGCRWWNVKYPTNKAGAKYGTGYCDAQCPRDIKFINGEANVSGWKGSDSDPNSGTGQYGTCCTEMDIWEANSVSTAYTPHPCSANGQERCDGDGCASVCDQAGCDFNSFRMGDKSFYGTTVDPKQKVTVVTQFITADGTATGELSEIRRIYVQNGKVIQNSKTQISGMDSYDSITPEFCTAQKKAFSDNDTFAARGGFSGMSKAFDNGMVLVMSIWDDHAANMLWLDSNYPADRDASQPGVARGTCATTSGAPSDVEKNSGSATVKFSNIRFGDLDSTYTA
- a CDS encoding cytochrome P450 family protein, which encodes MIIPDSEKSDSSPHSTTARSQTSFGPVDAPPSPPSYSETIASDEDRYRDRSHSPQSGRFRTTSFTRPGLPPRCNHAIDRKILSSVTGYWHVDTALEIPERLLPPITDFDGRWNREAQQTRKARAEASGRPQVWSSNSNRNPVPPLVETRPNLMLAATNGAISGDIHVVSSDGLIRQSTIVAEGCNGSINLRIHAPPDQLLRVFASSTNGSINIKVPSSFEGAITMSTSWGNVNVSQSIRAKLTTFSSTSNASRGFIGDWQAQGFGDTESHIDDPPRPGPRDPFATWTGPLVDLSSTNGSVNLSYIEEDTPSASAGQFTRAIQGFMNSWFGRTGQNDSTGNSGSPQAIRPFSVRSHQLPQFPQFPQFPQFPQFPQFLQSPQSHPRFISRPCLCPIYLHLVSGRCTPGVRDSLNEFDPNDSPVRTFLKTTFIQMRVAIVTGAAQGIGRAIALRLAADGLAVGVNDLSSSLEGLNGLVDEITSHGGKALAVPADISKEPEVIGMVKTVCDAFGGLDVLIQEVPLKRMGQPEEVADLVSFIASPGASYITAYGYTAKEKPDPYFDAAHESDHNAARAAMITTFYVNIFPFLNYIPEWIPGTGWKRTIRAWRKQKDYALDAPFRWTQDQVRQGTNADSIIADLLQDHSITSGLSVEERDIRLKELGHVLFSGGTDTTALLVLSFVAAMVLNPDVQAKAQQEIDLALGSGVLPQTSDQERLPYVNRLILEVLRWRPVLPIDDVYRGYRISKGTIVIGNVWAITRDESVYVDPEKFNPDRFLDPDVPHAPAFGWGRRKCPGIHFGEASLFITIASLLATFTFSKRKDSSGDDIEPVIENTSDSILLGLKPFELEFAPRSDAHRQLISESDPSH
- a CDS encoding Abhydrolase domain-containing protein → MTPRNSLKFITIVTLASLARFSSAISIRNTQRISWTPCGNATLPRECGRFEVPLDYADNAAGTGSLAVARLNATVSPRLGTIFINPGGPGESGVDWVLSDDMFLILNGTGGQYDIVSWDPRGVGSTVPRVDCFESRAEEKKFWNGSIRGSDSLEVRTDLRNTTARDEFYSHLDEVDEILIKFGKQCNSQSKDMLKYVGTAATVRDMVALHDYLEGTRLINYWGVSYGTILGSYFVNMFPERVGRIIIDGVVNPWDWAVHQPLQIVYGSINSSDANFNAFASHCAAAGPSKCAISQQNSTTESIRNWVFDLISLAYDHTVATGGTVITSGQLRAFLWGSLYHPRQWPDLAQSLAQISAALSNPTSSPGTHQVRDFSRQVHPVPLVGRDNNASTSDPAKVYAYQAITCADAVDAGNSTTKQGFDTIVDITNNYTRMFGPFIWFSGEMYCHHWPVRAVERFTGPFNHTLQNKIMVIGNLYDPITPFASAKAVAEGLGDSAVLLKHNGYGHTSLFMHSSCTVAATSNYFTAGELPPAGTVCETDEKLFP